One Rhinolophus ferrumequinum isolate MPI-CBG mRhiFer1 chromosome 10, mRhiFer1_v1.p, whole genome shotgun sequence genomic window, ctggctgcccctgcaGACTTCGTTTCCAAACTTCCTTGTGTCCCAGGAAGGTCATGCTGCCCCCACACGGAGCCAGCATCATCCTGGCTGGCCTCGCCCACACAGAAGGCTCGTGTCCTGCTCCCCTTCGTGACACAAAGACACCCTTACAGCAAATCACTGCTCGGCCAGCCCTGCTGACTGGAGGCGTCACACCCGGGTTCCTGCCACACGTGGACAAtgcctccaccctccaccctccatAGTCTACCTGGACATCAAGCAAAGTACCACCAACGTCTTCCAGACGTTTATCCAACAGCCAAGGAACTTCAagttctgcttctttctttatttttccggGGACTGTAACCATCAAACAGAAGGTAGATTCCAAAGACAAATGTCGCCCATATGATCAGATACGATGTTACTATACGATCACGCAGTCCAATGAACAGAGCCCTTCACAAAAGGACATTCTGAGGTAGACACCGTTGCTAAGAGAAGTTAGAATCTGAAATGCTCCCTAGTACCAGCCTGGCCACAAGtcagttgggttgtttttttaagGTTCCTGATgaaagtcctggctctgctgtgtgacctgtggCGGGTCACATGACCTCGCCTGTAAACTGGGAACTGTGAGCATCCCTGTCTTGCAGAGCTGCCATGAGGACGGAGTTACCCCATAAAGAGCCTAAGACAGTGGCTGGCACAGTTCATCCTCAAAGATCTTGACTGTCTttggagagaaggaggcagagacaaGGTCACCTTGCTGCCAGAATGGGTTCAGTGGCCGCGTGGCGTGCACTGCTCTCCAGAGCTGACTGGGAGCCTCTCCCACAGCCCCTCCAGTAGCATCATGCCGGGAGCTTAAATCGAACATGACAGAAGTATGTGCACTGTGGAAACTGACAAATGCTACAAACGAGGAGGTTTTCTTACTCTCCCCAAGAGCCAGCGGTCAAACATTTACCAACACACCAACACAACATTTTTTCTATTTGGCCTAGAAAAAATGGCAATGTAAGTCCACAGAGAAcaatgaatatttgtaaaatcaACTGATCAACAAAAGAgaccagggccggcccggtggctcaggcggttggagctctgtgctcctaactccgaaggctgctggttcaattcccacatgggccagtgggctctcaaccacaaggttgccggttcaactgcTTGAGCcctcgaatcctgcaagggatggtgggcagcgccccctgcaactagcaacggcaactggacctggagctgagctgcgccctccacaactaagactgaaaggacaacaacttgacttggaaaaaagtcctgcaagtatacactgttccccaataaagtcctgttccccttccccaataaaatctttaaaaaaaaaaaaaaaaaaagagagagaccatGCCTAAACTGCGCACAGTCCACTAGGGGGAACGGccagtgggaaaaaaagaagcctaattttaaaaaggggttGGCCATGGTGGGAGGAACAGATgaataaaaatccaaaatcagaagtgaaaagaagaaataaccaCTCATATAGaggtaaattaaaatgattataaaataataactgaCACGAGCCTATGCTCATACACTTGAAGCAGGTGTAAACCGCCCGACAGCTGGAAAGCTCCTGCCCCGCCCTGTGCAGCCGCAGAACAGCCTCTCAGAACAAGGCCAGGTTCCGCCTGCATGACCAGCGTGTGTGTCTGTCCCCAGCACACAGCCCCTCGTACCCCTGGGTCACAGCTCCAGCCTGACATGCAGCTGGCATCCTCTGCGGGTTCAGCAAACCAAACAGCACACAAGTTGACAGTTCTTACAGGCTGACTCTTCACGAGACGGCAGTGGGTGCAGCGGCGGagaagctgggggcgggggggcggcaGGACCTGGGGCCACACGTCCAACCTGGGTGCCTCGATGGCTGTGGGAGACGCTCCAGTGGTCCCCAGTTTTTATGCTCCCCTCCTGAACAGCAAGAATTTCAGATGGGCACTTGGCCACCCTCCTTAAGCCTAACTTTCCTAGCCGCCCCTTGCCGCCAACTAGTCGTGTGACTATGTGCTGGGCCAAAGGATGGGTGTGGAAGTGACACAGGAACAACTAGGCCTCACTAGGTGTGAGCCTGTCTGCCCACTGTGAGACAGCAAGACCAGAGCAGCCCTTCTGAGGGCACAGTGGGCCAGGCCCAACCACTCGGTGGGAGAGAAACGCAGGTCCACCACATGCAACCACTGCTCTTTGGGGCCCTTGTTGCAGCAGTTCAGTCTAGACCTTGAACTTGAGCACGTTTCTTAACCTCCTTGAGCTTTAGCTTTCCTCCTGTAAAATGACCACATTTTCTTCAGAAGGTTCCAGAGGAGTTAAGTAAtacacctggcacacagtaggtactcaatcaACACTAGAATTTACCGAACGAAACAAGAGCCATGATGTCACTGACATGCATTATAAGCTCAATGAGTGCTCGTTCCCTCCCCTTTTAAAACTAGTGTTAATACCTACCTACCCTCTCACCTGCTGGTGCTGGAAAACAGCCCTCGTGGCTGCTGGGCTTAAGCATGGTGAGGAAGGGGAAGGCTAGGAGCCCACCGGGGCCGGGAGCCCACCGAGAGCAGGCAGCTCGGCCCTTCCCCGGGGAAGTCTGGGCTCCATGCTGCCTGGTGCTCCTCCCTGACCACCATTCACTTACCAAAGAGGAGCAACTTTCTCCGCTGGCATCAGATCCCACTCCTTGGTTAGGAGCTGTGCACTGGGAAAATGCAAGCAACTCAAACGacaacacaacacacaaaaactAAACAAGAGTGTAGTCGATCCTTTCCAGAAACAGCAGAATGAGGCTTCCAAAGGGACTCATGATGAAAGGGCATGCTATAAATAATGACACCAGGACCACAGGCAAAACCCGGGACTGCCCTGGGCAAACCGGGGCTAATGGGCACCCGACCAAAACCAAGAGCACCAGCCTTCCAGGCTTTCAAAACGATGTCTCAACAAGATTTCACACACAGAATGAATTggattcttcaaaaatgtcttgcACTGCATGGGCCCTTTCATTTTCATACAGTTTTAAAGTTAGCATGTCAACTCcacactccctgcccccacccccatacctCTTGGGTTTTCTGAGATGATGAATTTCTAGACCAGTTTCGGGAGGGCTGGCATACGTACAACATGTAGTTTTCCAATCCAAACGAGAGTATATCTGCCCATTTACtcaagtcttctttaatttctctcaaaagTTACAATGCTCTCCATAGAGGTTTTACACAACTGTCATTAgctttattcctaggtaatttttatttataatgctaCTACGTACAAGACTTTTTAACTGCAAAGTGTCTGTTAATGGTACgcaacaatattttttttaagtctttttttttaagattttatgggggaaggggaacaggactttattggggcacagtgtgtacttccaggactttttttccaagtcaagttgttgtcctttcggtcttagttgtggagggcgcagctcagctccaggtccatttgctgttgctagttgcagggggcgcagcccaccatcccttgcgggagtcgaaccagcaaccttgtggttgagagggcacgctctagccaactgagccatccgggagctcggcggcagctcagttcaaggtgctgtgttcaatcttagttgcagggggcgcagcccaccatcccttgtgggagtcgaggaatcgaacaggcaatcttgtggttgagagcccactggcccatgtgggaatcgaaccggcagccttcggagtcaggagcatggagctctaactgcctcaGCTCCAAATGCCTGAGCTACCGGACCAGACCACGTgacaatatttttataagttgATTCTGTATCCAGCAACTTGCTAAATGATTATTGATTTGATTAAGTCATCTGTGAATTGTTTTGAGCTTTCTATATATACAATCACATCATCAATGAATAACAACAGCTTTGCCTCTTCCATCCaaactcttttatcttttttccccatttttctgatGTACTGGTTAGTCTGGCTAAAACATCCATCACGATCGGCAATAGGAACAGTCAGAGCAAacagccctgcccctcccactccTGCAGGGAGAGCTCTCAACAATTCACCAGTTAAGGGTTGTAGAAGTGTCTTCTGTCAAAATAAAGGAAGTCCCTTTATTAGGACCTTCCCCAGTCCTTTGGAAGCCGCCTCCTGTTTCTGCTCTTACTGCGGCTCCTCAGCACGTGGAACTTGTATGCTCATTAAAACCTGCAGGGAGTCCACACCCTCTCCCAAGCCCAGCTGCTCCAAAGACTGTGGAGTGCTTGACTTGCGCTTCCCTCCTTCCGAACTCCATGCTATTGCTATTGTGTTTTACCTGACTCTATCCTTACTGCCATCAGGGTTATAAACAATTAATGTCCGTTTATATTGGCTTCTCATTCTTCAATCCCAACTCTTCCACTTGGAATCACTTTTTTCTGCAGTCTTTAGAAGCACCTTTGGTGAAGGACTGCCAATGAGAAactcttcagtttttcttttcctaaaaagtctttgtttcctcctctttctcgAAAGGCATTTTGGCCTGACCTAGAGCTCGAGGTCAGCAATGTTTCCTCTCCGGGCAGTGAAGACACGGTTCCACAGGCTGCACTTGAGGAATCGGCCATCAGTCTCACCACTGTGCTGGCAGATGACACTAATCCTACTTCTCTGGTTTATTTTCAGATCTACCTTTGCCTTTGGTGCTCCACTGGTTTACTCTCGCCACTGAGCCGTAAATTATCTTTCTGTTTATCCTGCTTATGATTCATTTTTCACTCTGAATCTGTAGACTTTTTTCACCACTTCTAGAAAATCTTTAGCCTTCATCTTTTCAAATAATCTGCCCATCCTCTCTTCTCCTTAGAAAACACCAACTGAACATGCGTTAGACCCTCTCCTTCCGTCTTCCACGCTGCCTAACCTCCACTCTGCACCTTCCACCATCTTCTCTATGCTTCTCCTAGCGTTCTCTCCTGTCCGGCTTTCTGGTTCACTGACTTCCTCTTTACTGTATATGATTCGATATTAAATCCAAatgttgtattcttttttttaataaattttattgggaaatattgggggacagtgtgtttcttccatgacccatcagctccaagtcattgttgttcagtctagttttggagggcacagctcagctccgagtccagtcgccgttttcaatctttagttgcaggggttgcagcccaccatcccatgcgggaattgaaccggcaaccttgttgttgagagcttgcactctaaccgagccatctggtcacccctCCGGAAACTCAGTgacagcttgttgtcttcaatctagttgtggagggtgcagctcactggcccatttgggaattgagccagcaaccctgttgttcagagcttgcactctaaccaactgagccatccaaccatCCCCAAAggttgtattctttatttctagacatcctatttggttctttttcaaatatgaTAGATCACCTGTTATGGTTTCCTATAGATATTATCTCTCTACGTATTCATCCAATAAAGAAGAGCATGCCTGTTTTATAGTCTGtttctgataattccaaaatctgaAGTCTTGAAGGCTCTGTTTCTATTGGTTTTCACTCGCGGTGCCTTATTTCCTTCTATGCTTGATCACTTTTGTCTGTGTACTATTCGATATCCTTAAAAGATCTATAAGAGTTTTTTTTGTACCTTAGGATGAAGGTAACTTCCTCCAGAGAGGTTTTGTTTTGGGGATGCCTGAAGGCATTACCAAACCAGAAAACCTTACACTAAATTCATGCTTGACCTCCCTAAACTACCAGTTAGTGTGAACCTGGGCTACTAATCCTCACAAAGGTTAACCCATAGCCACAAggttttccccccttttcctgctaCATTTAGTGAAAGCACAACGAGatgggggcagggatgggggcaGGCATGCTTCTAGCTCACCCATACTGAGGGCGTGGAGAGAGCCATTCCGTGCCCCATTTAGCACAGGGATGGTCTCCTTGAGACCCTCCGCCTTGAGAGGACTGTAGATCTTAACAACCCTCTTACCCACAAGACCTCGGAAATCAAAGTCCCACTTTGTCCAGGTGACTGAGTGCCCTCAGGGCAAAGGCAGGTTCCATCCTATGGTGCTTAAATTACCTTTCTAGgttcttattttttgttatattttggtCTAGAACTTGCTTGCTGTATTGtcagttctttaatttttttcttaatctaaaatTTTAGTTGCTTTctatgggtggggtggggtggggaaggataGAGGGTGGTCCAAAAAACCTAGCCTGACATTTATCAAAAACATAAGACATTGCTGTTTTTCTTGCAAAATATACCTGACACACAATTCTATACACTGAAATTTATATTCTCTCATCACTTTGAAAAATTTTTCCACTCTCTATGGGCTTCTATTCACGCTAATGAGACAACTGTTGTCAATCTAATAGATGTTCCTTTGTAGGTAATCTATCTTTCACCAATGGCTTAAGATCTTTTTGTCTCTGCTGCTATACAATTTCAGTGTAGGggtatgtgtttctttttatttatactgGTTGGGACATAGTGTGTTTCTTAAATCTATggatttattatcttttattcatttctgaaaagTGAAAGCTATTAACACTTTGAATAGAGCCCTTCCTCAACTTTCCCTATTTTTCCATTCTGGGATTCCAACTACACATTTTTATTCTATCCTCCATTTTCTCCTAATCTCATCTGCCATCTCTCAGTGTAGCACACTGGGTaagttcttcatatatatattccagtTCACTAATTCTATCTTCAGCCAGGTTTAATCTGTTTAATCAACATAGAgttttaatttcaacattttgtttttcatttctgaaagttCTACTTGGATCATTTTGACActttgcttttcataatttttattcagttttgtatttcttcaaacatttcaCGTTTTATTGTACGTTCTGCATCTGATTATTCAATATCTGCAGGCCTAGGAGCATCTAATTATGCTAACTGATCCTCATGTTTGGTTTGCTTAAATTTAATCTATAGAAATTCCAAGGGCCTAGACTGTGTGTATGCTTTCCTCTGAAGAGGATGTATGTCTGCTTCAGCACAGAGCAAAGGAGTGCTGTTGTCACACAGCTGCCTGCCTGTCTGACCCCTTgtacctacccctaaaaagaaagtctgtgagactattcctttcagggacattgcttcacctttatgccatctccttgtttggccccaaaggatggctggctagccgatgacgggtaagattcctcaagaaaggaacaacttaagacaggcacagtcgcgtggggaccaccaggagaattcacggggttgatagaggagGGCATAGACCCTCACCTTCCCCTGTCTAatgagagcttctgcctctgtggctgtattccttcccacaacctacTTGGGAAGTGGttctagatgtgataacatcagttctccatctcagtgagttttcaacataaaggttttgtcccctggggaggtacaaactataattatttatacatcatagGACTTTCCACAAGCAatggtgattggtttgaaccagttttctggtatgatgtatgagactcagaccatggagaaaacaatgctacttccctgtatgtgcatcaataaaagccacaaggggcccaattcagggctctcagtcctttgaggctgtgagacccttcgCCCTGGTTTCGAAACtttgttgatttctgtttctttcttaacctttcctcgccccttctcattctctcactgcctgtgttgcgctggacgcaaCAGAATGCTAGCATCAGGCCcactgttcctttttcttttttctcttttggctttAGAGAGTTATCTTACATTTTTTGCACCAAAGTTATCACAAGAAATTTGATTTATTGTAATTTATCCAGTACCTAATCTAATTGGATTGCAATGGGAGAGTTGGTCAGTGTCACAGTAGACAGGAAGAATGGGAccaggaggaagcagggagaaaaggaaggagaaggcaaGGTCAGCAGGTAAGGAAAAGGCCCACTACAATCCGGCCAGAACTGGATGTCGGTGGCCGAGAGTGGATCCAGGACACCACGTTGCCCTTTATGGTGAACTTTTCGCTGATTATAATAGATCCTAATGCTATCAGCATGGCAGCCAAGAAAATCTCCACCCTGGGTCGCCATGACAGTTCTAAGAGGCAAATAAGGACAAAAACACCCCTTCCCGATGGGAAGGAGTGGTCGGCAACGAGGCGCCTAGGACGCACCCCAAGTCCTGAATACCCACCCTTTCATTTTAAGGGTGTcgactggcaaaaataactctccagataaatccacaagaaaaaaCGGTTTATtcgaggggggaaaaaaggaaaaagaaacaaaaaccgcCATCCGCAGTGCGGGAACGCACACCTCCAACCCGGAGCTCCAACAGGCTCCCccgtgaagaaggaaaaataacgGCCCAGTTCCAAGATGGCCattctatttattagcatccctccccCTGAAGTGACCACAAAGTTCAACAGGGGGCCCAGCTCCCcccacagtcctcccagctcCACGGTTAGGCATCCCAAGatgtcagttcacttttatcaaggGTAATACGCCCCAGAccccacttctcttcctggcagcTGCTCTTCTCCGAGCTGCCCACTTCTCACCATCTTGAGAGTGCCTGTCCTCTAATAAATCCTCTGCTTGCTTGGCTTACGTGGTGTGTCCTTAAATTCTTTCCTGCGACGACACCAAGGACCTGTTTTCCAGAACCATTAGGAGCATCTAATACTTCCAGAAGCACaaatccttccctcccttttccaaCTTCTACGTGAAGTGTGTATTCTGGATGGCAACCATGACAGTGTAAATGCCCCATCTTGTGTGTACCTCACGACATATGCACGACTGCCCCATTTTATTTGGATTACACTTTGGCTTGGCGAGACCAAGTAACTTCTACAGCACAGAATCTCAAAACCAGACTCAAGAGGATCAAAAACAACCAAAAGACAACAGACTATATGCACCCTTCAAATCTAAACCTTTTCTGTCATCCATCTTTGACCTTCCACTTACacagtatatttatataaattacacattaaagcagaaccaaaaaggaaaactatctTACCTTCTGTGGAAACGTCTTGTTTAAATTTTGTACTCAggcaaaacataaaaacatttgcagTGTTTCCTTGGAGTATATGcaactttaagaaaaatgttttcattcagaaGACGATTTATAATCTCTTCACCTGAAATATAAAAGGGGAAAGATTTATTTTGAGTTCTCCCTTTGTAAAGTTAACTTACTACAATggtagggaaaaggaaaacaaaaatcactacCTTAGTATTCAAGTTATCAGAATATTTCACCATTGAAAagctaaaaactcccttttcTTTGCTCATTCTAGAGATTGGTACTGATGATACGCACCCATCCTGTGTCTGGTTAACCAGCTCAGTGGCTGGACGGTCACACTAAAGATTCAGGGACGTGAGAAAGATATCTATGAAGTTGCCAGTTTCATAACTACACACTATCACCTCAGAAGAGACATACCCCGGGTACAAGGTGACTGATAATACATcacaacttctagaagaaaagcaCCTAAAAGTGCTCCAACTGTGATCTCTAaatactatttccaaataaagaggCCAGTATTCCTTGGTGAAATGACTGACTCCAAGGTCTACGGCAAAACCGTGGACAAGTGGGGCCTAGGACTGGTCACTCTGTGTGTGCATGAAAGTCGCGagtttatcttttgaaaattagATTTAGCAATAGACAGGGGCACTATTAATTATAAATAGACTTGAGACATGTAATCATCCAAAGTGATATTTAGATCCTGTTTGGCTCCAATTAGAACAATCAactagaaaaagatatttttgaagcTATTGGGGAAATCTGAAATATAGACTGGTATTCGATGATATTAAGGAGTTAACCAGGAATTCTTAGTTGTCATACTGATATGGTggccatgtttttaaaaataaaagcttcctaTTATTACAAAAGTGAAGTATTCACggtgaaatgacattatttctgGAATAATGTcaccaaaaattttttttttgaaatattccaccaaaaaacaagaaccaaacaaattttaaaagtgtaagaGGGAAAGGGACAGACTAAAAAACAAATTGGCAAAATTTGATCACTGTAGAAGCTGGGTGTCTATTATAATGTTTTCTctacatttgtgtattttttttttcatcccacAAGAAGCCATAACTTTATTAATGATAGAAACAGTACAAATTTCAAAGCAAGCTGCAGTTACTCTTTTGAAACACCAAAAAAAGGTCCTTGTATAGATAGTTACATCGTTAATTCCATAATAGCATTTACAATAtcattactttgttctttaggGCTCGGACTGCCTTTGCTCTCGACACATTTGCTTGTGCATGACCAATTCGATGTCCGTAACTTCCACACCTGTTTCCTCAACCTCTTCCTCTTCGCTCTCCTCTTGTACAGTTGGAGTCTGCGTGTTTTCTTGAATATTTGAGACAGCTTCACCTTGAACTCTGAATTTCTCAGCAGCTGCTAGCTGTGCTTGCTGAGATAAATCCTCGATCTTTGCTTCCCCGAAAACTATGTAGGTATCTGAAGCTGGGCTCTTGTAGACATCTGGTTTTGTGATGACAAAGAGGATATTCTTAGATTTCCGGATAGTGACCCTAGTAACCCCTGTAACCTGTCGAAGACCCAGTTTGGACGTAGCCTTCCGTGCCTTCTTTTCACTCCGGCTCTGTTTTGCTTTACTGACGGGTTCTTCATCCAtttcagctgctgctgctgccaacTGGGCTTGTTGTGTGGTAGCTTGTGTGGAATCTTGTTCCTCAAGCTCTGGTACTGATTCATCACTGTCAGATTCTGTTCCAGACCCTGTCTCAGCCTGCAGCTGTGGCAACTCCTGCTCTGTAGCAGGAACGGTTTCCGTGGCTTCACCAGGCATTTTGTGCAGGAAACGCAAAACCAAGATGGCAGCAGAGAGAGAACCAGCGAGAGCGTGACCCACACCTGTtctacatttgtatatttttaaatttcatataaaaaaatgaaacaaaacaaggcAATCAAAGTTGTGCTGGCAAGCCAGGAATAAATAAGTCAACATTACCATTTTCTAAAATAGGTAAATCTTTTTACATCTAACATTTCATAATTCAAATTATTAAGCTAAATAATTCAAAACTGGCTTTCCAGCACTTTATACAGTTTTCAGAAGAAGGAAGTGTTTCTATAAGGTTGACCTTAGGCATGTTTATCCTAACTTTGAACCAATGCTTTTCTAACATGCATCTTCTTGACAAGTCACACCTGGTGTGAGCTAGAGGCATGGCACCTGTAGCCCAAACAACGGGGACATCAGGAGGGACATGTAGCCAGGGAATGAGTGACACATCCGGAACAGGCACATATCCTGAGTCCCGCCCCCCATTCCCTGGCAACGTCACCCTCTCCCACACCTTTCCACTGTAGGACCCAAGCCTTCTGTCAGCTGTGTCCTGCAGCGCAGACACTGTGGTCACTAACGGCAAGTCTGTCTGCTTCCCATGCTCTCAGGATCTCCTTCTGTGGCCCTGGGTTTTCCTGGGGACCCTTTTCCCaagccccatccccacctccttcccaaaACACATGAAACCCCTTCATGTCCCAGGACACCCAGGAACAGGCCATGCCTGCTCTCCCTCCCAGGCATCCCAGCCAGAAAGGGGGAAGCATTCTCACAGGTCCCAGGGCTGCGTGAGAAGCCAGCCTACACCTTTATTCTAAAACCTCTGTTGTTGATACTTTTGCTCCTGGCCAAGACAAAATAACAGGGAGCAGATTTACCTTCCCACCTGCAactaaataagtgaataaaaggaGAAGCTATGTGAAATGGTTTTCAAGACCCTGGGCAATGAAGAACAGTGATCCCTGACAGAAGGAAGACAGGACGGGCCCGTTAACTGCCGAGCTTTCTGCCTAAGAAGATGCTCAGGACCAGAGCAGAGGAGCAGGCAGAGTCCAGCAGCCTCCTGAGCTGAAGAAACAACTGGTGGTGCAGGGGGGCCACGGCACTGGCCACCAGAGCCGAGGGGACACTGGAGGGGACAGCTGCACAGGGGTCTGCAGCCTCAGCGCATGAGTGAGGTAGACATGAAGGGTAAGCGCTACCCAAGGGTAACTGGGCCACCTGGAGGCCACAGGGAGCCGGGGACAGGCACTCCTCCCTCCGCCCCCCGCCTTCCCGCCTGCCCACAGTGGGAAACGCCCTAATTCTTGCCCGGACAAGTACTCAGAAGACTCCTGCCTTGGGTTCGAGGAAAATTAGCCCTAGACTAAGCATAACTCTGGTACCACCTACAAGCTTAAAAGCAAGACCCACCAGAATCAAACTATTTCCAAGTAATTTAGCCACATCCCAAAACAAAGGTCAAGAAcgtttatagaaaaacaaaatacccagCATCCAACAAGATAAATTCACAGTATCTTGGCATCCAATGAGAAGTTACCAGGCATGCaaggaagcaggaaaacacaaa contains:
- the LOC117028419 gene encoding nascent polypeptide-associated complex subunit alpha-like; protein product: MPGEATETVPATEQELPQLQAETGSGTESDSDESVPELEEQDSTQATTQQAQLAAAAAEMDEEPVSKAKQSRSEKKARKATSKLGLRQVTGVTRVTIRKSKNILFVITKPDVYKSPASDTYIVFGEAKIEDLSQQAQLAAAEKFRVQGEAVSNIQENTQTPTVQEESEEEEVEETGVEVTDIELVMHKQMCREQRQSEP